In Oncorhynchus tshawytscha isolate Ot180627B linkage group LG24, Otsh_v2.0, whole genome shotgun sequence, the genomic window aacacccctggcagtatagacagtatagacaacacccctggcagtatagacagtatagacaacacccctggcagtatagacagtatagacaacacccctggcagtatagacagtatagacatcacccctggcagtatagacagtatagacaacacccctggcagtatagacagtatagacaacacccctggcagtatagacagtatagacaacacccctggcagtatagacagtatagacaacacccctggcagtatagacagtatagacaacaCCGCTGGCAggatagacagtatagacaacacccctggcagtatagacagtatagacatcacccctggcagtatagacagtatagacaacacccctggcagtatagacagtatagacaacacccctggcagtatagacagtatagacaacacccctggcagtatagacagtatagacaacacccctggcagtatagacagtatagacaacacccctggcagtatagacagtatagacaacaCCGCTGGCAggatagacagtatagacaacacccctggcagtatagacagtatagacaacacccctggcagtatagacagtatagacaacacccctggcagtatagacagtatagacaacacccctggcagtatagacagtatagacaacacccctggcagtatagacagtatagacaacacccctggcagtatagacagtatagacaacacccctggcagtatagacagtatagacaacacccctggcagtatagacagtatagacaacaATACGGCGATGAGGCTTACAAAGGATGGGAGGTATTACCTGAGCGGGGCTTAGTTTGTCTCTGAGTCAATATTATAAAagaatatacagtgtatatattgaCTAGATACTCAAGTGGCCAGTCTAACAATGAAATAAGCGTCTTAAAAAATAGATGACTGTCTGGAGCCGGCAAGACCAAGTGGGACCATTCTAGTCAATGAGAGGGCAGACACGCTGTGAACAATGGGCACAACTCAGATATGTGTTTTTCctcaaagttgccgggatgtcacgtgtcctacttacatcagtacactcgtaacaacctaaACATTACTCAACTTCTACTTGATCAAATAAGCCGCACATAGCAACTAAGCCATTCCTTTGTTTGTTAACTAAATTCAacactctcattgacctccatacaaaaactcctcgcTTGGTGAGCGGAAAAAGCGTCACCTGCTGGAGAACACCGATTTTGGGCCCAGTTatccctctcgcttcgcctcttcctctctgccccaaTGTTTAACCCAGAAGGCTCAGACCTTTGTTTCCATGTATGCAGGACATGTCTCAAATTCAAATTAGTATCATGTTACCTTTGGTGTggctacataagacagaaggttacttaaacGAAAGTAGGGTTGGTGGGTGTATGaagaacgtctagcaacccaatggTTGCGAGTTAAAATCTCGTaacagacaactttagcattttagcaactaCTCACTACTTTTGAGCtattttgcaactacttagctaaCCCATCCACAACCTTAACACTTTAACCTAACaatgctaacattagccacctagttaATGTTAGCATTAGCCGCCGAGCTAACATTAGGATcaacaaattgtaattcgtaacatatcacacgcattgcaaatttgtaacatattgtacgaattgcaataCATAACATAGAAAttataatttgtaacatatcatacaaaatgtatGGACATCACAAATGAATACCATTCCAAACGTAACATACACTAATTTCAGTATTTTTGTTGACAATGTTATGTCTACCCAGGAGTCCAGGTTGCACTAGGCCATGGCTCCAGCAGACCTGCTCTGACTTGGAGCCAAGATTAGGCCCCTGGTACTTTTCAGCATGCTTTTACATAACAATGGCAACCTGTGAACATGGGTTTACATCTTCGACGGTTAACACGTCTCAAAACGCAACGGTCTTGATTATGCAGTTATTGATCCtgctcttcacaagtcctcaCTCTCAAACCTAGATATGGAAACACTTCCCTAGTATGAAAATCAGGGTGTATACACTAGCGTAACACTGCTGTTACAGTCAAAAAGCAGCATGAGTCGTATTTACTGAGCAGCTCCTTGGAGAGAATATAGCTACTCTTTGCTACTGCTGCCCTTCCCTTATTGTTGAGTATAGCGACCCCTACTGGGCGAGAGATACTACCACACCAGATGACTAGCTATGACAAGTGACTGCTGCATTTGAGAATTCTGCACCGAGTATTTTCTTCTCTGTTCAGTCTAGGATATAAAAACTGTCCATAGAGCATTATTGTCATTTACTGGACATAATGGGTCAGAATCAGTGTGAATGGGGGCACACTTCAGGAAGATTGATTCTCCACCCGACTTTAACCAAGCTGTGCCTGTGGGCATGATAAAACAAAACATCCACATTTTTTGAAACTTCGCAGCCTAACATTTCCTTTCAAAGTTATTTAAAAAAGCAAaaatacttttttcaaatcaatgACCGTTACTTTACAACAACTGGAAATGAAAGTCTTTATTTGAACATTTCTTACAAGTTACAAAAGAcaaaaataaaattatatttaaaaaaaacacctgtATAGTCCCAAGCCAATTTTACAAATAGTCTGAAAAGCCTTTACAAAAAATATAGTACACAGATTGTTAAATCAggacaaacaaataaataatgagATTTACAACTGGGCACTTGTAGATTATTGATAAAAGGTTAATGGTCAAAGCCTGATTTCTGTGGCTGAAGGGACCAGTGCAAGATATCCCTAACTTACTTACTTccctttaaaaaacaaacaaaataaacattttaataacTGCAGCATATACATCTTTCAAAGCATTTGACATTAGTAGACTTAAAATGACATACTATTGACAAAATGTACACGTCTACATTATTTGTAAGAGAACATGCTAAAACCTGGTTTAACCATGTGCGAGAAGGGGCTCAACACTCAAGAATCCAGTTTGGTCCCAGAATACGTATAGCTCATGTCTAAATAGACTGAGAAAAATGTACttgaaacatttttcaaccaatAGTAAAGCTCTGATTGTTATCCAATCATTTTTTGCATAATATGCCTCCAGTCATCCGCAGAACATTCAAATGTAGGCAGGGTGGTCTGCTCGGTGCCATCAGTTGATACTGGGCTGACCGTGCACTCTGATGCGGTAGAGGCAGGTGTATTCCGTGTGTCCCCAGTTGGACAGCACCCGAACCTCAATGGTCTGATAGGCtttatcattctcctcctgtggATAGATGGCAAAGGACACTCAGTTTACACTCAAGTAGCAAGACCTATAACTTGCCAAGTCACCATCTCTAGTAGTGCTAGAGATAAATGCCATGTGGACAGTGTCAGGAAAGCTACTCTGAAATCATAGTTTACCAAACTACCAATTACTTAAGATGCTAAAGCAAGCTAAATACACTGtagtttacttaactaaagcTACTTTAAaacagtagttcactacatctAAGCTACTTTGTGATAAATTATCAcatctaaatctgaaatgtcatagacaaacaattgcaagaacagatcactctggaATCAGATTTTAACACAATGTGTAATTgagcctattaaacacaaaaatGTGTTTTCACGTGAGAATTAGGAAGGTCTGATAGTGAAAAAGGACATTATTTAATTTTCTTTTTGCAAAaacagtgtgtagttccagtagttagttACTTTTTTGCCGTGTAGCAGTATAACTACTGAAAAAAACACCAAGATTTGAATAAAGTTCATCTACCACCAAGCCACGGCAAATGTAGTTAAAcaacatgtagttcactactccccaacactgcaaGTGGACTACTTACATAACATCTACATCTGACCAATCAAGCCCGTTGAGGCAGTGTTAAGTGTACTTACGGTGACGGGATAAGTCTGTAGCGCGTCCCCATCCTCCTGGTAGGTATAGCTGCCAAGTAGCTTACCCTCCTCCTGGTATTCATCATCCAGACCCTGGAAACCGACGACACAGTTAGAAAACAGCAGAGAGCCACAGCAGTAAGTGTGTCAATCAGTACTGCTTCACCAGTGCACATTCACAGTAAACGTGACTGACTTGAGCATCTACTAGGTGTTCTTCTGAATGGCTTGTAAAGACAGCCATAACAAACATGTGGCATGTTAAATTGGGTAAGCAGTGTGGCTTACATAGACGTTAAACTGGCGCGGGGCGCTGTCGATGTTGCCTGTTGGCGACAGGTCTTTGGGGATGTGCTCCAATGAGAAGGCAGAGGGCACGATCCTCATGGAGAGACGCATCACCAGGTAACCATGGGAACCCTGAAACGCCCAGCAGTTCCCTGGATGGACGTCGGGCTgcagtggaaaagagagagagcattgatGAGACCAGTGGCTGAATGTGTTGGCTAAGCAATATCAGGAACTAAAACTCTCCCAATATAATCCATGAATGTAATCACCAAGCCATCAAAAAAAAAGACTAGTCTCATGTGGTGACTTGAGTCGTACCTGTATGACCACACGAGGAGACTGTGAGAAGTACCAGAGTGGGAGGCCGAACAGACTCATCAGTGCCGTCTTTGTCTCAAACGTCTCAGAGCAGCGAGTGCCCAGGATGTTGCCACCTGCACACACGTAGCCATGATGTCACTTTCACGGCCGTGCACAATGTCAGCCAGAGGGCATAGCTGAAGCCAGTCATAGCAGAACCAGTGTACTGTGCAAAGCCAAAACAGATCATTCTAAATAATAGGCAGTAGACAAAACAGTCAACGTAGGTCTCCACGCCCCGCCACCACAACAGCTGTGAAACTTTACCTCCAGACTCCAGAGCGTAGTCCACCAGGCCGGTCCGATCCTGGGAGTAGAGTTTCAGAGCATTCTTCACCATCAGCTGCACATGCTGGAGGAGCAAGAGGGGAACAGAGTTGTTGGGTGAGGAACTGGAATAATGCAGACAGACAAGAAATAAGTAATTGATAACACCAAAACACTGAATCTAATTTAAAACGATATTAACAAAAAGTAtatggcctcccaagtggcgcagcggtctaaggcactgcatggcaGTGTTGCGCCGTCACCTCCGGCCGTGAcctaggctgtgtcacaaccggctgtgaccgggagtctGATAGGGCGGCGCTCAATTTGCCCAGCagcatccgggttaggggagggtttggcccagcatcgtccgggttaggggagggtttggcccagcatcgtccgggttaggggagggtttggcccgggggaGGCTTTATTTGGCTCATCGCACTCAAACAAACAACCTACCTCCTCAGACATCCCGGCCCCAACAGTGTGCATCACGGTCTGAGAGACAGTCTCAGTGCTGAGCATCTCCTGCCTGGCCCTGTTCTCCTCAAGCTGCAGGCTCACGTTCTGCAGGATGCTGAGCTCCAGGGAGGCCAGAGAGGCCTGCAGGTCTGCCCCGCTCACATAACGCTCAGAGAGCCACTGCATTAGCGACTCAGGGAGTTCCTTCTCCCCGGGTTCGGAATCTCCGGCCTGCTCATTGCCGTAGAACAGGATCCGCAGTTCCCGCCTCACCTGGGCAGACACCTGTCACAACCACAGAGGTCAAGGGTCGACAGAGGAGATTTATACAAAAGATCTTCAGAAAAAAATATTATGCTGAGATTCAGTCAGAGATAATATTGAGTGTCTATACAGGACCAGCTATTCAAAGCAATGGAAGAGGCCATCTGGAAAGGCACATACTGGAGCAATGCatgtaagaacagagagagagagagagagagagagagagagagagagagagagagagcgcaagcaACTCACCATGTCATGGAGATGGTCCAAGCGGTCCCCCATGCCCTGGCATCCCATCACCCCCTGCAGGTCCTGCCTAATGCTCCCCAGTGCCGCCTCCAGCCGTTGCACCTCCGCCAACAAGGCATCATGGGACTCACTGTCCACACCCACAATCGAAGGGCACACACAGGGAGCAATATTCAACACCACTCGTGATTTCATTCAATTATTACAATCCAAAGGTTTTTGTGCTGAACTCACCTGACTGGCGCAGGAACTGGCGTGGCACTTGCAGTCTCAACTTGCCTCCTCTGCACCTCCTGAAGACATCATCAACATAACATGGATATATGacaacaaatacattttatacAAGTCCTACAGTAAGGTCTGTACATTTATATAAAATATTttacctctatttaaccaggcaagtcgattaagaacaaattctaatttacagtGAGGGCAAAAGGCCttctgtggggacgggggctatACATAGAACGTAGTATAGGATCTATGGATGTGTACCTCTGTCTTGGCAGCCAGTGTCTGCAGTAGAACCTCTAGTTGAGCAAGACGAGACTCTTGGCCCTGCTGCTGCACCACAACCTGCTCCTGCACAACACAGGAAGAGATTAATGAGCATCACATCCTGCTCCTGCACAACACATGAAGAGATTAATGAGCATCACATCCTGCTCCTGCACAACACATGAAGAGATTAATGAGCATCACATCCTGCTCCTGCACAACACATGAAGAGATTAATGAGCATCACATCCTGCTCCTGCACAACACAGGAAGAGATTAATGAGCATCACATCCTGCTCCTGCCCAACACAGGAAGAGATTAATGAGCATCACATCCTGCTCCTGCCCAACACAGGAAGAGATTAATGAGCATCACATCCTGCTCCTGCCCAACACAGGAAGAGATTAATGAGCATCACATCCTGCTCCTGCCCAACACAGGAAGAGATTAATGAGCATCACATCCTGCTCCTGCACAACACATGAAGAGATTAATGagcagagaagaaaaaaaaagtatatatatatattttttaaagttacCCAAGTAAGCGGACCAAATTATATACTAATTTACTTTTCATTACAAGCACAATTACTATCTGCTCCCTGAAATGGACCCCTGACTATCCAACCTGGAGAATCACCTGTTCCCTCTGCAGTACTgcatccttctccatctctctcctcagtaGGGTGAGTCTCTCCTCCAGCAGGCCAGACACCCACAGCCCCATGCCGTCCCTGTCCGCCTGGGTGTTCAGCTGCTCTCGTAGAGAATGGTAGAGACCCAGCACTTCtccgtgctgctgctcctgcctctggccccctccctccaccttctcCCACAGTTGGGCCAGCCTCTGCTCCAACTGGGCCAGGCGCTCAGAGTCCACAGACACGGCCACACTGCCTGGCTGTTCATATACAGGGGAGGGGGATAGGGGTCAGGTCAGCTATACAGTGTATCAGGCCTTATCCATAGAATTGGAAGGTCTTAAGGAAGCTGACAATTATATAATGGTTGATTGAATACAAGTGCATCAACACCCCTGCTACCTGTGAGACAGCTGGTGGTGGAGTCATGGTGGACTGCCCATCTTTGGTCTGGGCTTGGGCAGAGGTGAAACTGAGGGAGTAGGCCGTCCTCCACTCAGTGACGTTAACGGCAGGCAATACAGACAGCAGGCTGGACGGACCCCAGTGCCACAGAGCTGGGAGAACATCGAGAACGGAGGATTTAGGAGACGGAAGAGGGCACAGTGGGTGATTGTTCAGTAATATGGATAACCAGCATGAGAGCGGTGCTACTCACCCAGGAGGATGAGGAATGGGAGCAAAATCAACAGGAGTTTGAGGAGCTTGGCAGGGTAACTACGACAACAGAAAAACACTTGTTAGTGTGATCACATATTATGGAGCTCCAGCCACTACCACATACAGGTGACTgcaaaaataatggaaacacaataatggaaatacattttatgtTGGCGTTTCCTTTATTTGAGCAGTTACCGGTTCCTTGAGTATTACTCTCAGGCCCAAGAGACTCACCGTGTCAAGACGAAGACgttgagcagagagagaagggtaaccAGATGGTACCATCCAGTCCCAAGCCACCAGAAGACCCCCGTCGCTGCCTTGCCTgtacacacaaagacagacagggagcagATTAGTGAGCGTTCTTCAGGAGGCGGGAGGGGTAGATGAGGCACGTCCACACAGCACTAAGGATTAGAGAATCAAGTACATTCCCCAGATGAGGTAAGAGACAAGGACATAAATGCAGTGCAACAGGTTGCGGGGTTAGTTACAGACAGAGGTGATACAGAAGGCTGAGCAAAAGTGTTCTCTGTCAGCGTAGATGCACAGTACAGCAGAGAGGAACCTTTTTTTTAAGGAGAGCACAGCTTTAGCAAATCGCACGACTCCATCAAACTCCTGTACAGTGTGACAAATCGCTCCCATTCTTGGCGCCAACTTTAAAATGCCCAGAGAGACGGAAACAGCaggcagaggggggggggggtcagttcTGCAGACAGTCTCTGCAGTTTCCTAGCCTAACGCATAGAGCAGTGAATTAGAAATGATGAGACGCAAAAGAAACGGCAGCTAGTCATCTTAAATGGGAAAAGGTTAGAGAGATAGATCTACTCCAAGCCACCATTCTAATGGGTTTCACGTTAGGTAGGCAGACACACAAACTAGCCATGGGGAGACTAGGACTAGGAGATATCATGCAGGGGTGTATTTGGAGGCTGGTTACACACGGGAAAATTATGACCTGGGGACCTAACTGCCAACCAGGGAACCGACAGCATCCTCCTCATCACGGCCCAGACAGCTGAGCCTGCCTCCTGCCCAACCCACAACACACTTGAGCCTGGGGACCAAAACATAACTTCATCTACTTACATACATCAGTAAAATAAGGACTAAATGTAGAACTCGTTTCAAGTATATCAGGATAGGCCAGAGTTTGCTGGATTAATAGGTAACCTGTGTAAACAGCGGCGAGCCACAGTGCTCCCAACACGTGGtgtgaccgggaggcccatgtgGTGTAGGTTGCGTGTGTCTCCGCCTGCTGCTTCCGTTTGCAGTCATCACCTATTAGCATCAGCAGGGTGGGTGAGCAGCAAAGGCAGAAAATAAaagatgaaaataaaaatgttttgagagagagagaggcaggctaaaaaggcaggtagcctagcagttaagagctcTTGGCCAATAACCAAAAGGTCGATGGTACGAATCCCCGAGCCAGCAAGGttgaaaaatctgccgttcttcCCTTGAGCAAGACATTTAACCTCCCAAGAACAACAACTATTCCCTGGCGCCGAagacgtcgattaaggcagcacCTCTCTGATTGAATGCATTCAGGTGTGTGTAGTCACAAAGGTTATGAGAAGAGTTACATGAAAAATCATACCAAGTCACATGATTCTATTATTCACAAAAAACACATCGTCTTGTAGTACATAGTCAAGGGTTCATGCACAAACAACTATATCGGTGTGGAGGTCAGTTACTCACACAGAGAGCCAATCAGATTCATGTGCTTCCCGTCAGTCCCCAACTCCTTTACATGCATGCTTCCGCAGTAGCTGGAGAGAGCTGCAACCAATAAGAAAGAAAATCAGATAAAAACTAGCACAACTACATATCGATGGAGCATCCCTCTTTCACCTGAgcgcagagcgagagagcgaattTGCATGTCACCAGGGCAATAGCCAAAGCGAAGGTAGCCCATTTGTTTGGGAGATAGAGGGTGAAATCTGTGGGGTAAAAGTGCCATACAAACACCCGAAAAGGAAGGTGGAGTGATGTTAAAAGGAGTGAGAAAGCTGTAGGCAGGAAAAGCTGTGGTAGTGTCAGCCTCTGTCCCCCTGTTGAGAAAGATAGAGGATAGTCCAGAAGCAGGTGACGAAAAGTTTTAGGTTAGTCAGTCAGCAGGGAGAGCCACCATGGTCATTCACACAGCCACTGCAACCTCCTGTGTCAGTGCAGATTCAGTACAGTGCAAGAGATTGGTGGACTGCAACCAGGAGTATTCCGAACATCAACTTTCAACCAGTGACAACTAAGCACAGTCCCATGCAAATCATGCAACACCTGACTTGTGGATGCCCAACCCCGATGAATAATCGTTCAGCCTCTAAAAAAGCAAAGTGGAATACTTCCATTAACAAATTTCCTGCCCCCACTGCCCATCTTCAGCAGAGCAGCCTGTATGAGCCCAGTCACTACAGACACTGTGGAAGCAGCTGCCCTCCGAAAGTGACAGAAGATATTAAAAGGGAATAATCCGGCCTTCCAAGTGGCACATTGCGGTGttactacagcctggggttcgatcccaggctgtgtcataaccggccgtgaccgtGACCGGGGTCATgttttcggaggatgcatgactcgaccgttgcccgttggggagttacagcgacgagacaagatcgtaatcacgaaattggggagaaaaaggggccaaaTAATCCAGATTGCATGATTATGTTGAGCTTTAGCAAAGCATTGTCAGATTTCCTGACAGCCTATGCAAATCATGTGGTGGTAGCCTATCTCAGCACTACACCGCTGTTAAGAGAGCAGGAAAAAGTTGAGACCCACCTAAAACGATGAATTATCCGTTATCCGCATTATTTATGACACAAAAGTGGGATGCTGCAAGGCagatatgagagagacagagtgaaaggcAACACTGGCGCTGTAAAGACAGCAAGAAGCCGAGCCGGCGCAGAAGCTGATACCTTCACCATTCTTGTGTGTCCTCATCAGTACACTCTTTAAGAGCAGTGAGAAGACGTATGccacagaggctgctgccctctTGCTCACACGCACACAAGTGTCCGAGACGGACACCAGCAGACCTGAATCAAACCAATTCAACTTGATTGAAAATGCACAAAATCACAATGAATGTCAAATGTAAGAAAAATGAAAATTGACACAGTCATGCATCagcaatgacaacaacaacaacaaccaaaacacTGTGGATGATATGCCTTCAAATGGAATGGGAAGGCAAAACACTGTGGATGATATGCCTTCAAATGGAATGGGAAGGCAAAACACTGTGGATGATATGCCTTCAAATGGAATGGGAAGGCAAAACACTGTGGATGATATGCCTTCAAATGGAATGGGAAGGCAAAACACTCCCAGATACAACACATGCAGTACTGAGCACATACATATTATAGTACTTGGCTCTCACCCGTTTTGTGCTTGCGGCTCTTGTCCCTGGCGTAGACCGTGGAGGGAGGGGACGTACAGGGGGCTGTCAGGGCCTGGTAGCTGGTGGCAGAGCAGGCACCAGTGGAGGATGAGGAGTAGGTGCTTAGAGCCTCATGTCTGTCCGAGGGGATAGGGAAGTCCTTACAGAAGCTACCGTTCACCATGGAGGTCTGGGTCTGTACAGAGTTAATGTCTCCGTTGGTCCTACACATACTGTGGTCGACCGCCATGGTCCGCTCTGTAACGCACAGACAGATTTGATAATGAAACACAAAATGAGCCTTTTTAAAAGGAATCCATTCAAGACACTGATGTCTCAGGCATGACAAGTAATTGTGATCGATAAGGtcgtaaaaaaaagaaagaaaaaaaagacctTTATCTTCAGAAGCTTCATCCAAACCCCAGAAGCTGCCGACCAGCGTGCGCTCCTGGATGCACGACTCGTCCAGCATGGAGGCGTCACTGGCTGTCACGCTGCTGTTGTGCTGCCGGGAGCCATGCTGGCTCTTACGGGGCGTGGTGCTGAGCAGAGACTGGGTGCAGGAGACAGAGTGCTGCTGAGACCTCCTGCTCTTCAACCCcctgggagagggagaagtgaacAGTCAGATTAGACATGGAAACCATTGGCTGTAACACGCAGGCCCAAATCCATAGAAGGAACCCCagggcagcagcagcatcacttaCTTGGACTCTCTGCGACTGTCTCCTCCTGCGCTGAAGGAGGCACCGTGGTACACATTGTGGTTCAGATTAGAGTCTAGGCTGTCGTCGCCATAGAGACCAGTGATAGTGTGCAGACGCAGGCTCCGCCGAGACATCCTGGGAGACTCGAAAACACTGGAGTGATCATGTGCTCCTTCTCAAAGTCCAGGGCTGTTGTTAAGAAGCTGGAGCTGGGAAAACAAGGATGAAAAGACAGGAATGCATTTAGATGAAAATTCATATAATAAAACATTTCATTTTCTAAGCAACAGTAAATAATTTGATTGGCAACATCAATGATTCTAATTCTAAAATCATACATCACGCAAAAATACATCCTAGTATTTAACTTCCTCTTCTTCTATCATGCAGACAAAGCATGGAAGGCGCAATTGTTCCCCAATGGCAGCAAACATTTTACCGTAATGGCACGGTCACCCTCTGCTAGTAGTGCAAAGCTTAAGTTGAGAGGCTGCGGTTGTTCTATTCCCCTGTAACCACACAGGGCTGGTTTGACAGGAAATGAGCACTGATGCTCCCCCATCACAGTAAAGAACACAGGAAGAGAAATGAGGCCACATGATGGGGCCTTCTCTAAACATGGTGATATTACAGCAAGAGTTGGGGACCTACATCTACTGGCAGCTGCTATAGACACACTTCTCCCATATTCCTTGCCCAGAGTTGGCCCAGATTTCAACAGAGACGAGTTATGCTCAACATAGCCCTGCCAAGAAAACTGTTGCTGCCATCTCTCAAGGAACAATCCCGGCATTCATATTGTTCGCCTTTGAAACCGTTTCTAAATCTGTACACGCGACTGATACCAGAACCGATCATTGGGCAGACTGAAGTCCCAGTTGGGAATAGCACAACGGTAGTACAACGGAACGGTAACTTTCCATATAACAATGCATGACAGGCTATTACAGCCTGAAACCTAATCTctataataaaacacacacacacagagcaaacaGGAGTAACCCTGCCTGCTGTCTAAAAATAGGCAAGCGCACAGACAAAGAACATAATGAAAGAGGATGATACATACAGATCCCCCCCCACCACGTCACCCAGCTCACCAGAGTCCACCTCTCGTCACCATCGCTCATCCCAGGGAAAAGCAGAC contains:
- the LOC112223493 gene encoding SUN domain-containing protein 1 isoform X3 gives rise to the protein MSRRSLRLHTITGLYGDDSLDSNLNHNVYHGASFSAGGDSRRESKGLKSRRSQQHSVSCTQSLLSTTPRKSQHGSRQHNSSVTASDASMLDESCIQERTLVGSFWGLDEASEDKERTMAVDHSMCRTNGDINSVQTQTSMVNGSFCKDFPIPSDRHEALSTYSSSSTGACSATSYQALTAPCTSPPSTVYARDKSRKHKTGLLVSVSDTCVRVSKRAAASVAYVFSLLLKSVLMRTHKNGEALSSYCGSMHVKELGTDGKHMNLIGSLCDDCKRKQQAETHATYTTWASRSHHVLGALWLAAVYTGKAATGVFWWLGTGWYHLVTLLSLLNVFVLTRYPAKLLKLLLILLPFLILLALWHWGPSSLLSVLPAVNVTEWRTAYSLSFTSAQAQTKDGQSTMTPPPAVSQPGSVAVSVDSERLAQLEQRLAQLWEKVEGGGQRQEQQHGEVLGLYHSLREQLNTQADRDGMGLWVSGLLEERLTLLRREMEKDAVLQREQEQVVVQQQGQESRLAQLEVLLQTLAAKTEEVQRRQVETASATPVPAPVSESHDALLAEVQRLEAALGSIRQDLQGVMGCQGMGDRLDHLHDMVSAQVRRELRILFYGNEQAGDSEPGEKELPESLMQWLSERYVSGADLQASLASLELSILQNVSLQLEENRARQEMLSTETVSQTVMHTVGAGMSEEHVQLMVKNALKLYSQDRTGLVDYALESGGGNILGTRCSETFETKTALMSLFGLPLWYFSQSPRVVIQPDVHPGNCWAFQGSHGYLVMRLSMRIVPSAFSLEHIPKDLSPTGNIDSAPRQFNVYGLDDEYQEEGKLLGSYTYQEDGDALQTYPVTEENDKAYQTIEVRVLSNWGHTEYTCLYRIRVHGQPSIN
- the LOC112223493 gene encoding SUN domain-containing protein 1 isoform X5, with protein sequence MSRRSLRLHTITGLYGDDSLDSNLNHNVYHGASFSAGGDSRRESKGLKSRRSQQHSVSCTQSLLSTTPRKSQHGSRQHNSSVTASDASMLDESCIQERTLVGSFWGLDEASEDKERTMAVDHSMCRTNGDINSVQTQTSMVNGSFCKDFPIPSDRHEALSTYSSSSTGACSATSYQALTAPCTSPPSTVYARDKSRKHKTGLLVSVSDTCVRVSKRAAASVAYVFSLLLKSVLMRTHKNGEALSSYCGSMHVKELGTDGKHMNLIGSLCKAATGVFWWLGTGWYHLVTLLSLLNVFVLTRYPAKLLKLLLILLPFLILLALWHWGPSSLLSVLPAVNVTEWRTAYSLSFTSAQAQTKDGQSTMTPPPAVSQPGSVAVSVDSERLAQLEQRLAQLWEKVEGGGQRQEQQHGEVLGLYHSLREQLNTQADRDGMGLWVSGLLEERLTLLRREMEKDAVLQREQEQVVVQQQGQESRLAQLEVLLQTLAAKTEEVQRRQVETASATPVPAPVSESHDALLAEVQRLEAALGSIRQDLQGVMGCQGMGDRLDHLHDMVSAQVRRELRILFYGNEQAGDSEPGEKELPESLMQWLSERYVSGADLQASLASLELSILQNVSLQLEENRARQEMLSTETVSQTVMHTVGAGMSEEHVQLMVKNALKLYSQDRTGLVDYALESGGGNILGTRCSETFETKTALMSLFGLPLWYFSQSPRVVIQPDVHPGNCWAFQGSHGYLVMRLSMRIVPSAFSLEHIPKDLSPTGNIDSAPRQFNVYGLDDEYQEEGKLLGSYTYQEDGDALQTYPVTEENDKAYQTIEVRVLSNWGHTEYTCLYRIRVHGQPSIN
- the LOC112223493 gene encoding SUN domain-containing protein 1 isoform X6 — protein: MSRRSLRLHTITGLYGDDSLDSNLNHNVYHGASFSAGGDSRRESKGLKSRRSQQHSVSCTQSLLSTTPRKSQHGSRQHNSSVTASDASMLDESCIQERTLVGSFWGLDEASEDKERTMAVDHSMCRTNGDINSVQTQTSMVNGSFCKDFPIPSDRHEALSTYSSSSTGACSATSYQALTAPCTSPPSTVYARDKSRKHKTALSSYCGSMHVKELGTDGKHMNLIGSLCKAATGVFWWLGTGWYHLVTLLSLLNVFVLTRYPAKLLKLLLILLPFLILLALWHWGPSSLLSVLPAVNVTEWRTAYSLSFTSAQAQTKDGQSTMTPPPAVSQPGSVAVSVDSERLAQLEQRLAQLWEKVEGGGQRQEQQHGEVLGLYHSLREQLNTQADRDGMGLWVSGLLEERLTLLRREMEKDAVLQREQEQVVVQQQGQESRLAQLEVLLQTLAAKTEEVQRRQVETASATPVPAPVSESHDALLAEVQRLEAALGSIRQDLQGVMGCQGMGDRLDHLHDMVSAQVRRELRILFYGNEQAGDSEPGEKELPESLMQWLSERYVSGADLQASLASLELSILQNVSLQLEENRARQEMLSTETVSQTVMHTVGAGMSEEHVQLMVKNALKLYSQDRTGLVDYALESGGGNILGTRCSETFETKTALMSLFGLPLWYFSQSPRVVIQPDVHPGNCWAFQGSHGYLVMRLSMRIVPSAFSLEHIPKDLSPTGNIDSAPRQFNVYGLDDEYQEEGKLLGSYTYQEDGDALQTYPVTEENDKAYQTIEVRVLSNWGHTEYTCLYRIRVHGQPSIN